A window from Zingiber officinale cultivar Zhangliang chromosome 7A, Zo_v1.1, whole genome shotgun sequence encodes these proteins:
- the LOC122000438 gene encoding uncharacterized protein LOC122000438, with the protein MEMRVASGDEEGKKKHERVALPKTRRPDTIHHFEKKLADKGVLRMDRHPTDGLGIGRGPPKSGHGGKFTWEGPEDLAENELDPVPPAVDEKDPNYAGEEAIDEEAAALVVGEVEVAKTAEAKEGVSRIEIQPPLQP; encoded by the coding sequence ATGGAGATGAGGGTGGCGAGCGGGGACGAGGAGGGCAAGAAGAAGCATGAGCGCGTGGCGCTGCCCAAAACGCGTCGCCCCGACACGATCCACCACTTCGAGAAGAAGCTGGCCGACAAGGGCGTGCTGCGCATGGATCGCCACCCGACCGACGGCCTCGGGATCGGACGCGGCCCGCCTAAGTCCGGCCACGGAGGTAAGTTCACCTGGGAGGGTCCGGAAGACCTGGCGGAGAACGAGCTGGACCCTGTTCCTCCGGCCGTCGACGAGAAGGACCCTAACTACGCAGGGGAAGAAGCAATCGACGAGGAGGCGGCGGCGCTGGTGGTGGGGGAAGTGGAGGTGGCGAAAACGGCGGAAGCCAAAGAAGGGGTGTCCAGGATCGAGATCCAGCCGCCGCTTCAGCCGTGA